From Thermoanaerobaculia bacterium, a single genomic window includes:
- a CDS encoding thiamine pyrophosphate-dependent dehydrogenase E1 component subunit alpha, giving the protein MGRLSDAQRLELYRFMRLNRVVEERLVNLYRQGKIVGGLYRSLGQEATSVGTAFALSPGDFLSPLIRNLGSVLVRGYAPRELFAQYLARATSPSGGKDGNLHFASVERGVIGPISMLGELIPVMAGVALAAKLRRESFVCMTYIGDGATSTGPFHEGMNFAAVRKLPLVVVGENNHWAYSTPFSQQMACASLADRAKAYGMAAATVDGNDVETVWEAASEAVARARRGEGPFFLEAVTYRMKGHAEHDAQHYVDKAELAAWGDRDPLERWSRALAARGLASAGDLARLDGDIARLVDQELEIAERAPFPPPEAALEGVYGEAPGESEPFFLRYAEGKR; this is encoded by the coding sequence GGTGGTCGAAGAGCGTCTCGTCAATCTCTACCGCCAGGGGAAGATCGTGGGCGGGCTCTATCGATCGCTCGGCCAGGAAGCGACGTCCGTCGGAACCGCGTTCGCTCTCTCCCCCGGAGACTTCCTGAGTCCCCTGATCCGGAATCTCGGGTCGGTGCTCGTCCGCGGATATGCGCCGCGAGAGCTCTTCGCCCAGTACCTCGCCCGCGCCACGTCTCCGTCCGGCGGAAAGGACGGGAACCTCCATTTCGCCTCCGTCGAACGCGGGGTCATCGGGCCGATCTCGATGCTCGGAGAGCTGATTCCCGTGATGGCCGGCGTCGCCCTCGCCGCGAAGCTCCGGCGCGAGAGCTTCGTCTGCATGACCTACATCGGCGACGGCGCGACGTCGACCGGACCCTTTCACGAGGGAATGAATTTCGCCGCCGTCCGGAAACTGCCGCTCGTCGTCGTCGGGGAGAACAACCACTGGGCATACTCCACCCCCTTCTCGCAGCAGATGGCGTGCGCGTCGCTCGCCGACCGGGCGAAGGCCTACGGAATGGCGGCGGCGACCGTGGACGGCAACGACGTCGAGACGGTCTGGGAGGCGGCGTCGGAGGCGGTCGCGCGCGCGCGGCGGGGCGAGGGGCCGTTCTTCCTCGAAGCGGTCACGTACCGCATGAAGGGGCACGCCGAACACGACGCGCAGCACTACGTCGACAAGGCCGAGCTCGCCGCCTGGGGGGATCGCGACCCGCTCGAACGATGGTCCCGGGCCCTCGCCGCGCGGGGCCTCGCCTCGGCGGGCGACCTGGCGCGGCTCGACGGTGACATCGCGCGACTGGTCGACCAGGAGCTCGAGATCGCCGAGCGCGCCCCGTTTCCGCCGCCCGAAGCCGCCCTCGAGGGGGTCTACGGAGAGGCGCCCGGCGAATCGGAGCCGTTCTTCCTCCGGTACGCCGAAGGGAAGCGCTGA